A region from the Leptospirillum ferriphilum ML-04 genome encodes:
- the carA gene encoding glutamine-hydrolyzing carbamoyl-phosphate synthase small subunit: MMHRVWLALEDGTVWSGESRGAAGTVRGEVVFNTAMSGYEEVLTDPSYAGQIVVMTAPMIGNTGINHRDAESGKVHLLGFVTAEMCDVPSHHRSRRSLPDYLLNQGTVAATGIDTRAITARLRTSGVQRGVLTTEDVGIRKLREWARNVPPIESEDWVARVAGTLDGNSFPAAPNGLRVTLFDFGAKGSIVRQLEEAGVHVRLVPPHTSSQSVLEDHPDGVVLSNGPGDPARLTSIITEIRGLLGRIPILGICLGHQLLCLASGARTYKLPFGHHGANHPVVDVRNRKVWITSQNHNYAVDEKTLPEGCSPWFRSLYDGSLEGVRFDKAPILSVQFHPEAAPGPTDAHPVFTDFLRLMSGHPHGT; the protein is encoded by the coding sequence ATGATGCATCGGGTCTGGCTGGCCCTGGAAGATGGGACCGTCTGGTCCGGAGAGTCCCGGGGAGCGGCTGGAACGGTCCGGGGGGAGGTCGTTTTCAATACGGCCATGTCCGGATATGAAGAGGTTCTGACAGACCCTTCCTACGCCGGACAGATCGTCGTCATGACGGCACCGATGATCGGAAACACCGGGATCAACCATCGTGATGCCGAATCGGGGAAAGTCCATCTTTTGGGATTCGTGACGGCCGAAATGTGTGATGTCCCCTCCCATCACCGGAGCCGGAGGTCTCTTCCGGACTATCTTCTGAATCAGGGGACGGTTGCCGCGACCGGAATCGACACCCGTGCCATCACGGCCCGATTAAGAACATCCGGTGTTCAGAGAGGAGTTCTGACCACAGAGGATGTCGGAATCCGGAAGCTCCGGGAATGGGCCCGGAATGTCCCGCCGATTGAATCCGAAGACTGGGTCGCCAGAGTGGCCGGAACACTGGATGGGAATTCCTTTCCGGCCGCTCCCAATGGTCTTCGTGTGACCCTCTTCGACTTCGGGGCCAAAGGATCCATTGTGCGTCAGCTGGAAGAAGCGGGAGTCCATGTCCGTCTTGTGCCTCCGCACACATCCTCCCAATCGGTCCTGGAAGACCACCCGGATGGGGTTGTGCTGTCCAACGGGCCCGGTGATCCTGCACGGCTGACGTCGATCATCACGGAAATAAGGGGGCTTCTGGGCCGTATCCCGATACTGGGGATTTGTCTGGGACATCAGCTTCTTTGTCTGGCATCGGGAGCCAGAACCTACAAGCTTCCTTTCGGACATCACGGGGCGAACCATCCGGTTGTCGATGTCCGGAACCGCAAGGTCTGGATCACAAGTCAAAATCACAATTATGCGGTGGATGAAAAAACTCTTCCGGAAGGCTGCTCTCCCTGGTTCCGAAGTTTATATGACGGCTCGCTGGAAGGTGTCCGCTTCGACAAGGCTCCGATCCTGTCCGTCCAGTTCCATCCGGAAGCGGCTCCCGGACCGACAGATGCCCACCCTGTCTTTACGGACTTTCTGCGATTAATGTCGGGACATCCCCATGGAACATGA
- a CDS encoding dihydroorotase — protein MAKTEITDSFFLKDVRILDPATGIDTTGHLRVEKGLVAEFGAIGVPSTGIPVWEGEGSIVTPGLVDVHAHFREPGFEYKETIESGSRAAVSGGFTAVCVMANTDPVNDHPEVTLGMVNKAREIGLCRVFPIGAVSLGLKGETLTEMGALARAGCVGFSDDGLPVKTSRLLRRALEYAALFHRPVIDHCEDRDLSDGGGMNEGWVSTDLGLRGIPAASEEVVVARDLEILKTTRGRLHVAHLSTAGGVRLVREAKKRHLHVTAETCPHYFSLTDEAVRCHHADAKMNPPLRTEEDRLAIIEGLRDGTIDMIATDHAPHAPFEKEREFDQAPFGIIGLETAFSLGLQLVNSGILELSMLLYLMSVRPSRVFGLPRGEIRVGGMADLMVFDPNQSTVAGVPRFHSRSRNSPFSGQKLPGRIRMTFVGGKKCSMFGRRGRTYDASGLAGPGRWDRLVRRVPGSGWNGPGGGRFQYGHVRI, from the coding sequence ATGGCAAAGACAGAAATAACGGACTCCTTCTTTCTGAAAGACGTCCGGATCCTGGATCCGGCGACGGGGATTGACACGACCGGACACCTCCGGGTCGAAAAAGGCCTTGTTGCCGAATTCGGCGCAATCGGCGTGCCTTCCACCGGAATCCCTGTGTGGGAGGGGGAGGGGAGCATCGTGACCCCCGGACTTGTCGACGTACATGCCCATTTTCGGGAGCCCGGGTTCGAATACAAGGAGACGATCGAATCGGGTTCCCGTGCGGCCGTTTCGGGAGGGTTTACGGCCGTGTGCGTCATGGCCAACACAGATCCGGTCAACGACCATCCGGAAGTGACCCTGGGAATGGTCAACAAGGCCCGGGAAATCGGTCTCTGCCGGGTGTTTCCCATAGGAGCTGTTTCCCTCGGGCTCAAAGGGGAAACCCTGACCGAAATGGGGGCTCTGGCCCGGGCCGGGTGCGTGGGTTTTTCGGATGACGGTCTGCCGGTCAAGACTTCGCGTCTTTTGCGCAGGGCTCTGGAGTATGCGGCGCTCTTCCATCGACCGGTCATCGATCATTGCGAGGACCGGGACCTCTCCGACGGAGGGGGCATGAACGAAGGGTGGGTGTCAACCGACCTTGGGCTGAGAGGCATTCCGGCAGCATCGGAAGAAGTCGTTGTCGCAAGAGATCTTGAGATTCTGAAAACGACGCGCGGTCGTCTTCATGTGGCCCATCTGTCGACCGCCGGAGGGGTGAGGCTCGTCCGGGAAGCCAAAAAACGACATCTCCATGTCACGGCGGAAACCTGTCCCCATTATTTTTCCCTGACGGATGAAGCCGTCCGCTGTCATCACGCGGATGCCAAGATGAATCCGCCTCTCCGGACAGAAGAAGACCGTCTGGCGATCATCGAAGGACTGCGGGATGGAACGATCGATATGATCGCCACCGATCATGCTCCCCATGCTCCGTTCGAGAAGGAGAGAGAGTTCGATCAGGCTCCTTTTGGCATCATCGGGCTTGAAACAGCCTTTTCCCTGGGACTGCAACTGGTGAACAGCGGCATTCTGGAGCTTTCCATGCTTCTGTACCTGATGAGTGTTCGTCCTTCGAGAGTGTTTGGTCTTCCCCGGGGAGAGATTCGCGTGGGAGGAATGGCTGACCTGATGGTTTTCGACCCGAACCAGTCGACCGTCGCGGGAGTCCCCCGGTTCCATTCAAGAAGCCGGAACTCTCCCTTTTCCGGACAGAAGCTTCCGGGGAGGATCCGGATGACATTTGTCGGGGGAAAAAAGTGTTCGATGTTCGGGAGGAGGGGCAGGACCTATGATGCATCGGGTCTGGCTGGCCCTGGAAGATGGGACCGTCTGGTCCGGAGAGTCCCGGGGAGCGGCTGGAACGGTCCGGGGGGAGGTCGTTTTCAATACGGCCATGTCCGGATATGA
- a CDS encoding aspartate carbamoyltransferase catalytic subunit encodes MSDFLASSHLLSIEDLSTDEMNGIFRTADSFLDLSSRTVKKVPSLRGKTLVNLFYEPSTRTRTSFEIAAKRLSADVINITTSQSSVVKGESLLDTVRTIEALGADGVVIRHPSSGVPEWISRRVGCHVINAGDGLREHPTQALLDLYTILKRKGHFEGLQVAIVGDILHSRVARSNIRALTRMGVRVRLVGPPTLIPADTSGWKVEVVHDLKAGVRGCDVVMALRLQLERATASYIPSLGEYARLYGISPAVLRLAKPDVLVLHPGPINRGIEIQDEESFLARSGILDQVHFGVGIRMAVLYLLMAGQ; translated from the coding sequence GTGAGTGATTTCCTCGCATCGTCTCATCTGTTATCCATCGAAGATCTGTCCACCGATGAAATGAACGGGATCTTCCGGACGGCGGACTCTTTCCTGGATCTGTCCTCCCGAACGGTCAAGAAAGTCCCTTCTCTGCGCGGAAAGACGCTGGTCAACCTTTTCTACGAGCCTTCCACTCGGACAAGAACATCCTTCGAAATCGCGGCAAAAAGGCTGTCGGCCGATGTCATTAACATCACCACCTCCCAGAGCAGCGTCGTCAAGGGAGAGAGCCTTCTGGATACAGTCCGTACGATTGAGGCTCTGGGAGCGGATGGAGTCGTCATCCGGCATCCTTCTTCCGGGGTTCCCGAATGGATCTCCCGGCGCGTGGGCTGTCACGTGATCAATGCGGGCGATGGTCTCCGTGAGCATCCCACACAAGCGCTTCTGGACCTCTATACGATCCTGAAGCGAAAGGGACATTTTGAAGGGCTGCAGGTTGCGATTGTGGGAGACATCCTCCATAGCCGGGTGGCCCGATCCAATATCCGGGCACTGACCCGGATGGGTGTCCGTGTCCGTCTCGTGGGCCCACCGACATTGATTCCCGCGGATACAAGCGGTTGGAAGGTGGAGGTGGTTCACGACCTGAAGGCCGGGGTGCGGGGGTGTGACGTGGTCATGGCTCTCCGGCTTCAGCTGGAAAGAGCCACGGCCAGCTATATTCCCTCCCTCGGAGAATACGCGCGCCTCTATGGGATTTCCCCCGCGGTTCTTCGTCTGGCAAAGCCCGATGTTCTGGTTCTCCATCCCGGTCCGATCAACCGCGGCATTGAAATTCAGGACGAGGAATCGTTTCTTGCCCGATCAGGAATATTGGATCAGGTTCATTTCGGCGTCGGGATCCGGATGGCTGTTCTGTATCTTCTGATGGCCGGGCAATAG
- the pyrR gene encoding bifunctional pyr operon transcriptional regulator/uracil phosphoribosyltransferase PyrR has translation MNSDHPSEPSALWSHASSDRKILLESDQIERMIRRMAHEILERNQGSTDLYLVGILQGGGVLARRLAERIQAIEGKPVSLGTIDITLYRDDLSTKSSPPFLKESLLPESVDHKKIVLVDDVLYTGRSVRCALDLLMDLGRPTLVQLAVLIDRGHRELPIRADFVGKNIPTGRDETVEVSLEPLMETVALFRRPVERGRP, from the coding sequence TTGAACTCCGATCATCCTTCCGAGCCTTCCGCGTTGTGGAGTCATGCGTCTTCAGACCGGAAAATTCTCCTGGAATCTGACCAGATTGAACGCATGATCCGAAGAATGGCCCATGAAATTCTGGAGAGAAACCAGGGTTCAACAGACTTGTATCTGGTCGGCATCCTGCAGGGAGGGGGTGTCCTTGCCAGACGGCTGGCTGAGAGAATACAGGCGATAGAGGGAAAACCTGTGTCTCTTGGTACGATAGACATTACGCTGTATCGGGATGACCTGTCGACAAAATCTTCTCCTCCCTTTCTGAAAGAAAGTCTCCTTCCCGAATCCGTGGACCATAAAAAAATTGTTCTTGTCGATGATGTTCTCTATACCGGACGCTCGGTCCGTTGCGCTCTGGATCTTCTGATGGATCTGGGCAGGCCGACCTTGGTCCAGCTGGCTGTACTGATCGACCGCGGTCATCGCGAACTGCCGATCAGGGCCGATTTTGTCGGAAAAAACATTCCGACGGGTCGGGATGAAACCGTCGAGGTCTCCCTTGAACCGCTCATGGAGACGGTCGCCCTTTTCCGGAGACCGGTGGAAAGGGGTCGTCCGTGA
- a CDS encoding HIT family protein, which produces MESLSAPWRMRYIKGESRTTGDGGCILCDLSRAGVRRDRLVLYRTTLCYIVLNAFPYTSGHLMVVPHAHGGTLASQNPEGLREIMDLLGACEKILEKEYNPSGYNIGINVGKSAGAGIQDHLHAHILPRWEGDTNFMTTIHEVRVLPEELLATYDRLFPHFLCLEEGMKADHPSRKSFP; this is translated from the coding sequence TTGGAATCTTTAAGCGCACCCTGGCGAATGCGGTATATCAAGGGAGAGTCCCGGACGACCGGAGATGGTGGATGTATCCTCTGCGATCTTTCGCGTGCCGGTGTCCGGAGAGACCGACTTGTCCTCTATCGGACGACTCTGTGTTACATCGTCCTGAATGCTTTTCCCTACACAAGTGGTCACTTGATGGTCGTTCCGCATGCCCACGGCGGAACTCTTGCCTCCCAGAATCCCGAGGGTCTTCGGGAAATAATGGACCTTTTGGGTGCTTGCGAAAAAATTCTCGAAAAGGAGTATAATCCTTCCGGATACAACATCGGAATCAACGTGGGAAAAAGTGCGGGTGCAGGTATTCAGGATCACTTGCATGCGCACATCTTGCCGCGATGGGAAGGAGATACGAACTTCATGACGACGATTCATGAGGTCCGTGTCCTTCCCGAGGAGCTTCTGGCGACATATGACCGGCTTTTTCCCCATTTTCTCTGTCTGGAAGAGGGGATGAAGGCCGACCATCCGTCCCGGAAAAGCTTCCCCTGA
- the tsaE gene encoding tRNA (adenosine(37)-N6)-threonylcarbamoyltransferase complex ATPase subunit type 1 TsaE, producing the protein MPELSVKCPPDFSTAECGRLLSRRLPPGSLVLLDGPTGVGKTEFVRGFLRGLGFSGRVNSPTFVTLQVYEENAWRVFHGDMDRLAGCREDPEFIETLVQDRETSWSFIEWGDKLSSSVRNLFSIVLRVRIAWEGEALRLLTATLEKGEGHEWVGQWGAECRRSLPADGEEVRK; encoded by the coding sequence TTGCCTGAGCTAAGCGTGAAATGTCCGCCGGATTTTTCAACGGCGGAGTGCGGCCGACTTCTGTCCCGAAGACTGCCCCCGGGATCGCTTGTTCTTCTCGACGGGCCGACCGGAGTCGGGAAAACGGAATTCGTGCGCGGCTTCCTTCGGGGTCTTGGATTTTCCGGCCGGGTCAATAGCCCGACCTTCGTGACACTGCAGGTCTATGAGGAAAATGCGTGGAGAGTCTTTCATGGAGACATGGACCGACTGGCCGGTTGCAGGGAGGATCCGGAGTTTATCGAAACCCTTGTTCAGGATCGGGAGACTTCCTGGTCTTTTATTGAGTGGGGGGACAAGCTTTCGTCATCGGTTCGGAATCTTTTTTCGATTGTTCTTCGTGTCCGGATCGCATGGGAAGGGGAGGCGCTTCGCCTTCTGACCGCGACCCTGGAAAAAGGGGAAGGGCACGAATGGGTTGGACAATGGGGAGCAGAATGCCGGAGGAGTCTTCCGGCTGATGGGGAAGAAGTCCGGAAGTGA
- a CDS encoding CBS domain-containing protein, with the protein MTAKDLMTRTLVSVTPEMSLRDLADILVKNRLNGVPVLDAGGRFLGVAGEHDLIHHEKPLHIPTTISLLDAWFFIEPPSGLKKEIERIAATQVKDIYQKNPPTVSPSATIEEMAQIFERTHADLLPVLDGGNLVGVIGRTDLLRALAQDEIA; encoded by the coding sequence ATGACTGCAAAAGACCTGATGACGCGTACCCTGGTGTCCGTCACCCCCGAAATGTCCCTCCGGGACCTTGCCGATATCCTTGTCAAAAACCGGTTGAACGGGGTTCCTGTCCTGGATGCCGGAGGGCGTTTTCTGGGAGTCGCAGGCGAACATGATCTGATTCACCATGAAAAACCTTTGCATATTCCGACAACAATTTCTCTTCTGGATGCATGGTTTTTTATCGAGCCTCCCAGTGGTCTGAAAAAGGAAATCGAACGGATCGCCGCGACCCAGGTCAAAGATATCTATCAGAAGAACCCTCCCACCGTCTCTCCATCCGCCACGATCGAGGAAATGGCCCAGATTTTCGAGCGGACCCATGCCGATCTGCTGCCGGTTCTTGACGGGGGAAATCTTGTCGGCGTGATCGGCAGGACGGATCTTTTGAGGGCCCTTGCCCAGGATGAAATTGCCTGA
- a CDS encoding MFS transporter has protein sequence MSKPPALLPETINRPALALLLLFSNVINYLDRQLFLSLFPLFRVRFGLSDLMLGFLASSFTLVYVLVAPFSGTLLQRVPAGKLLAGGIVTFSAGMALTGVAPDLAWLFLGRMLTGGGEAVLTTIGPVLLLKSPFSRIRGEGMGLGIFYAAIPAGSALGFALGGVFSHQSDFQHALLLPVFPGFLLSYLLYRAFQKTEIAGLSDPLPLSIWRGMLQKPVMLSFVVQAAVTFVLGGMAAWLSVYLTRVKFMTLQTANLVSGGALLAGGLTGILLGGKLLDRECRNHPDAWGFRTTLAGLMMAGAGVLLVLVTDSHRALFPELWISTFGLFLGMVPVNCLILKRNPPSLSAPLMGLCLLFTHVFGDLPSPSLIGWMSGHFSLNVALSFCLLVPISGASLAVYLYRRV, from the coding sequence TTGTCGAAACCTCCTGCCCTCCTTCCTGAAACGATAAATCGTCCCGCCCTTGCTCTTCTGCTGCTCTTTTCGAATGTCATCAATTATCTGGACCGTCAATTGTTTCTTTCCCTCTTTCCCCTTTTTCGGGTTCGGTTTGGATTGTCCGACCTGATGCTCGGTTTTCTGGCCTCCTCTTTCACTCTTGTGTATGTTCTGGTCGCTCCGTTTTCCGGGACCCTTCTCCAAAGGGTGCCGGCCGGAAAGCTCCTGGCGGGGGGGATTGTCACCTTTTCTGCGGGGATGGCTTTGACAGGGGTTGCCCCTGATCTCGCCTGGCTTTTTCTGGGGCGGATGCTGACCGGGGGGGGAGAAGCTGTTTTGACCACTATCGGTCCCGTTTTACTGTTAAAAAGCCCTTTTTCGAGGATCCGGGGAGAAGGGATGGGTCTCGGAATCTTTTATGCAGCCATCCCGGCTGGTTCGGCCTTGGGGTTTGCTCTGGGAGGGGTCTTTTCCCATCAGTCTGATTTTCAGCACGCACTTTTATTGCCCGTTTTTCCCGGATTTCTTCTGTCCTATCTCCTCTATCGAGCGTTTCAAAAAACCGAGATTGCCGGTTTGTCCGATCCTCTTCCCCTTTCCATCTGGCGGGGAATGCTCCAGAAACCCGTTATGCTGTCGTTTGTGGTCCAGGCCGCCGTGACATTTGTTTTGGGAGGCATGGCTGCCTGGCTCTCTGTCTACCTGACGCGTGTGAAATTTATGACTCTCCAGACAGCGAATCTGGTTTCCGGAGGTGCGCTTCTTGCCGGCGGATTGACAGGGATTTTGCTGGGAGGAAAACTGCTTGACCGGGAGTGCCGCAATCATCCGGATGCGTGGGGTTTTCGGACGACTCTTGCCGGTTTGATGATGGCCGGGGCCGGAGTTCTTCTTGTTCTTGTCACTGACTCCCACAGAGCGTTGTTTCCGGAATTGTGGATTTCAACATTTGGGCTTTTCCTGGGGATGGTCCCGGTAAACTGCCTGATCCTGAAGCGAAATCCTCCCTCTCTTTCCGCTCCACTCATGGGGCTCTGCCTTCTGTTCACCCATGTTTTCGGCGACCTTCCTTCCCCTTCTCTTATCGGATGGATGTCCGGGCATTTCTCCCTCAATGTGGCGTTGTCCTTCTGCCTTCTGGTCCCCATTTCGGGTGCGAGTCTTGCTGTTTATCTGTATCGGCGTGTTTAG
- a CDS encoding DUF2127 domain-containing protein produces the protein MIFKHKSPLFLKYIILERIAKGTLAIVLGIGGLSLIHVNLSAILVHLSQNFNLDVDNAWTGKLLREAGLISPNMLKMISVGGILYGLVNYLVAWGLHRRFRWAEYMTIVEISALIPFEVYAIHEHFSWFRLGAFCLNVIIVIYLIRNRSLFHSMKEESGVVETSCPPS, from the coding sequence ATGATTTTCAAACACAAATCCCCCCTTTTCCTAAAATACATCATCCTTGAGAGGATTGCGAAAGGGACCCTCGCCATCGTCCTGGGAATAGGGGGGTTAAGCCTGATCCACGTCAATCTGTCTGCCATTCTCGTTCACCTCTCCCAGAATTTCAATCTGGATGTGGACAATGCCTGGACTGGAAAACTTCTCCGCGAAGCGGGGCTGATTTCCCCAAACATGCTGAAAATGATTTCGGTGGGAGGCATCCTTTACGGGCTGGTCAATTACCTCGTTGCCTGGGGTCTCCACAGACGTTTCCGATGGGCGGAATACATGACCATAGTGGAAATTTCGGCCCTGATTCCTTTTGAAGTATACGCAATCCACGAGCACTTCTCATGGTTTCGTCTGGGGGCATTTTGCCTGAATGTGATCATCGTCATTTACCTGATTCGAAACCGGTCCCTGTTTCACTCCATGAAAGAAGAATCCGGCGTTGTCGAAACCTCCTGCCCTCCTTCCTGA
- a CDS encoding c-type cytochrome, producing the protein MTNQFKPMNNVVAILVTIAFAIVFFILFMLIPEPENKKASSPAGQTSGNARAFPSGLTGEVLFDRACSQCHTPPPLTHRSPEDWRILVLKMNRNMQQTGKNYLTPEEIQPVVDYILSHQKPA; encoded by the coding sequence TTGACCAATCAGTTCAAACCCATGAACAATGTCGTTGCCATACTCGTGACGATCGCTTTTGCAATTGTTTTTTTCATCCTGTTCATGCTCATCCCTGAACCGGAAAACAAAAAGGCCTCTTCTCCCGCCGGCCAAACGTCCGGAAATGCCCGCGCATTTCCCTCCGGGTTGACAGGGGAAGTCCTGTTCGACAGAGCCTGCAGCCAATGCCACACCCCCCCGCCTCTGACTCACCGTTCCCCGGAGGACTGGAGAATCCTGGTGCTGAAAATGAACCGCAACATGCAGCAAACCGGAAAAAATTACCTGACTCCGGAGGAAATACAGCCGGTCGTGGACTATATTCTCTCCCATCAAAAACCTGCCTGA
- a CDS encoding class I SAM-dependent methyltransferase encodes MTFRDYMARALSDPTGGYYTRNARIGFSRGDFYTAPELSPAFALLLSRQIVEIDAVLGHPEQFYLMETGPGNGTLMRDLLVSLRLSAPQLARRVRPILYEISPVLVKKQKEKLSSIPLDHPPEWIRPGELSGRDPIDGVILGNEFLDALPVHRLRRKGDSFSEIYIEKDGSGKDIEVEGELSTPSLTEGVHSTAWDYPEGFEWEVQADLCTVVEDLYRFLGNGFMLWIDYGDTARERFSPKREKGSLMGYRKHALVEDVTQADPGSIDMTVHVDFPLLARKATMLGMRLEGFSDQMHYLMNLGIEEWLGDEQFSPEEKAAMVTLIHPLRMGEAFKVMLLSKGIDHRGGWKGFSREPLPL; translated from the coding sequence GCCCGTGCCTTGTCCGATCCAACGGGGGGGTACTATACAAGAAACGCCCGTATCGGGTTTTCCCGGGGAGACTTTTACACGGCTCCGGAACTCAGCCCGGCTTTTGCCCTTTTGCTTTCCCGGCAAATTGTCGAGATCGATGCTGTTCTCGGTCACCCGGAACAATTTTACCTGATGGAAACCGGTCCAGGCAATGGAACTCTGATGCGCGATCTCCTTGTCAGTCTCCGCCTGTCCGCACCGCAGCTTGCTCGTCGGGTCCGGCCGATCCTCTACGAGATCAGTCCCGTTCTGGTCAAAAAGCAGAAGGAAAAACTGTCCTCCATCCCTTTGGATCACCCGCCGGAATGGATACGGCCGGGGGAACTGTCAGGGAGGGATCCCATTGACGGGGTGATCCTGGGAAATGAGTTCCTTGATGCCTTGCCGGTCCATCGTCTTCGGCGAAAGGGAGATTCTTTTTCAGAAATCTACATTGAAAAGGATGGCTCCGGAAAAGACATCGAGGTGGAAGGAGAGCTTTCAACCCCTTCTTTGACAGAAGGTGTCCACTCCACCGCCTGGGATTACCCGGAAGGGTTTGAATGGGAGGTGCAGGCCGATCTTTGCACCGTCGTGGAAGACCTTTATCGATTTCTCGGGAACGGCTTCATGCTCTGGATTGATTATGGAGACACGGCCCGGGAGAGGTTTTCCCCGAAGAGGGAAAAAGGAAGCCTGATGGGGTATCGGAAACATGCTCTTGTTGAAGATGTGACCCAGGCCGATCCGGGGTCAATCGATATGACAGTGCATGTGGATTTTCCGCTTCTGGCAAGAAAAGCCACAATGCTGGGAATGCGCCTGGAAGGGTTTTCGGACCAGATGCATTACCTGATGAATCTGGGAATCGAAGAGTGGTTGGGGGATGAGCAGTTTTCTCCTGAAGAAAAGGCCGCAATGGTCACTTTGATACACCCTCTTCGAATGGGGGAGGCGTTCAAGGTCATGCTGCTTTCAAAAGGGATTGACCACCGTGGGGGGTGGAAGGGGTTCTCCCGGGAGCCCCTTCCACTCTAG